The proteins below are encoded in one region of Triticum aestivum cultivar Chinese Spring chromosome 1B, IWGSC CS RefSeq v2.1, whole genome shotgun sequence:
- the LOC123086639 gene encoding uncharacterized protein, with the protein MLLYQAPSGIAVFSFDVSYLNGISKAFWKSLPSLSLEVFIKSKMVPSPIDSANKFVDSLLADSLIELCLCGSEKTLFVGSAEHKRIIEATLGIICLYVDVPDCEMIVCHLKDHVRNLLSFPDDASAMLLHEAPSGIAIFSFDESYLNGLAKDFWTCLPPLSLVEFMAYERVPTPIDLDNEAIDDRLAKRLMKLCGSEKKLVVGSAAHKRIIEMKVEKITCLYVDIPDCEVIICSLKKPMGTLLPHEEKADPMKNIISFLHQHDFDIPGGKVEESYYAPALRLHEV; encoded by the exons ATGCTGCTATACCAAGCACCCTCTGGCATCGCGGTTTTCTCGTTCGATGTGAGCTACCTCAACGGTATATCCAAG GCCTTCTGGAAATCCTTGCCATCCCTT AGTCTCGAAGTATTCATAAAGTCTAAGATGGTGCCCAGCCCCATTGACTCTGCTAATAAGTTTGTTGACAGTCTGCTGGCTGACAGTCTCATTGAGCTGTGTCTGTGTGGTTCTGAAAAGACATTATTCGTGGGAAGTGCTGAACATAAAAGAATAATTGAAGCGACACTG GGAATAATCTGTCTGTATGTTGATGTTCCGGACTGTGAGATGATAGTTTGCCATCTGAAGGATCACGTCCGTAATTTGCTTAGTTTCCCGGATGATGCATCGGCTATGCTGCTACATGAAGCACCCTCTGGCATTGCAATTTTCTCTTTTGATGAGAGCTACCTCAACGGTCTAGCCAAG GACTTCTGGACATGCTTGCCACCGCTT AGTCTGGTAGAATTCATGGCATATGAGAGGGTGCCCACCCCCATTGACCTTGATAATGAGGCTATTGACGATCGCCTGGCTAAGAGGCTCATGAAGCTGTGTGGTTCTGAGAAGAAATTAGTTGTGGGAAGTGCTGcgcataaaaggataattgaaaTGAAAGTG GAAAAAATAACATGTCTGTATGTTGATATTCCGGATTGTGAGGTGATAATTTGCAGTCTGAAGAAGCCCATGGGCACTTTATTGCCTCATGAAGAAAAAGCAGACCCTATGAAAAATATAATATCGTTCTTACATCAACATGACTTTGATATCCCGGGTGGGAAG GTTGAGGAATCTTATTATGCACCGGCTCTTCGCTTGCATGAAGTCTAA